In Oryctolagus cuniculus chromosome X, mOryCun1.1, whole genome shotgun sequence, a single window of DNA contains:
- the LOC103351963 gene encoding nuclear RNA export factor 2 isoform X2, producing MYSVQEKYGMYQIGECGAVSTLNQGMKKDWDSSHGYLCQENLHYEHNEYKPSPSYHQENNRIIAIVNTQQDLQLECTPYSMECKKRKKKCNRDKVHGELCRYKKRPNRDMGEEKQDGTLPCWIKVTFHYINNEAQFFVQDAITESALKELTLNKRYDAYTESLDLQRLYYDPDLVGHDIDMILNQRHCMAAILHIIEKQFPELFCLNLRNNKLYQLDDLSDIIGKAPKIKILNLSDNELKMALELQKLKELKLEELWLKGNPLCSTFSDHAAYVSLILDCFPNLLRLDGRELYPRAVTEIVLMKPCKDSYEGPELLKNLILHFLQQYYFIYDYGDRRTLISVYHEKACFSLSTAFHSMDPDPSAFYGYVKNNRNMKDIKDSYLRRKLLKHRNHTIVDALSMLPRTQHDFNSFSIDMWFHTDTMISFAVNGLFRGESNSQNLMFAFTRTFIVIPSMNSMLCILNDQLFVRNVNPVNVHTVFTIPGSIPCSSCTPTVSQLQHELEQAFSSLSGMKFEWCRKCLEENGWNYTRAAQVFLILQMQGKIPKEAFKQIT from the exons ATGTATTCTGTTCAAGAGAAGTATGGGATGTACCAAATTGGAG AATGTGGTGCTGTTAGTACCCTTAATCAAGGAATGAAGAAAGATTGGGATTCATCCCACGGTTATTTATGCCAGGAGAATCTTCATTATGAACATAATGAGTACAAGCCTTCACCTTCATACCACCAGGAGAATAATAGAATCATAGCAATAGTGAATACCCAACAGGACCTACAATTAGAGTG CACTCCATATAGTATGGAAtgcaagaagaggaaaaagaaatgtaatcgTGACAAAGTCCATGGAGAATTGTGCAGATATAAAAAACGCCCCAATAGAGACATGGGGGAGGAGAAACAGGATGGAACTCTACCATGCTGGATCAAGGTCACA TTTCATTACATCAACAACGAGGCCCAGTTTTTTGTTCAAGATGCTATTACTGAATCTGCACTGAAGGAG TTGACCTTGAACAAACGATATGATGCCTACACAGAATCCCTTGATCTACAGAGATTATATTATGATCCAG ACTTGGTGGGCCATGATATTGACATGATACTGAACCAAAGACACTGCATGGCTGCCATCCTGCATATCATTGAAAAGCAATTTCCTGAG CTGTTTTGTTTGAATTTACGCAACAACAAACTGTATCAGCTGGATGACCTATCTGACATCATAGGGAAGGCCCCAAAAATCAAGATCTTGAACCTTTCTGACAATGAG CTTAAGATGGCATTGGAGTTACAGAAGTTGAAAGAGCTAAAGCTTGAAGAATTGTGGCTGAAAGGAAACCCTTTGTGTAGCACATTCAGTGACCATGCTGCCTATGTAAG TTTGATTCTGGATTGTTTCCCCAATTTGTTGCGCCTG GATGGCAGAGAGTTATACCCTCGCGCTGTCACTGAAATTGTGTTAATGAAGCCCTGCAAG GACAGCTATGAAGGACCTGAATTACTGAAAAATCTGATCCTGCATTTCCTGCAACA ATATTACTTTATTTATGACTATGGAGATCGCCGTACTCTCATTAGTGTTTACCATGAGAAGGCCTGCTTCTCTCTGAGCACTGCCTTCCACTCCATGGATCCAGACCC GAGCGCCTTCTATGGCTATGTCAAGAACAACAGGAATATGAAGGATATCAAGGATTCCT ACCTGAGAAGGAAATTGCTTAAGCACAGAAACCATACCATTGTGGATGCCCTCAGTATGTTGCCAAGAACTCAACATGACTTTAACTCCTTCTCAATAGACATGTGGTTCCACACG GATACGATGATCAGTTTTGCTGTTAATGGATTATTCAGAGGAG AAAGTAATTCTCAGAATTTGATGTTTGCCTTCACCCGGACTTTCATCGTTATCCCAAGCATGAATTCCAT GCTTTGTATCCTGAATGATCAACTGTTTGTGAGGAACGTCAATCCTGTCAATGTCCATACAGTCTTCACCATCCCAGGAAGCATTCCATGCTCCAGTTGTACACCCACCGTTTCCCAGCTGCAGCATGAATTGGAGCaagctttctcctctctgtctgggATGAAATTTGAGTGGTGCAGGAA GTGCCTTGAAGAGAATGGATGGAACTACACCAGAGCGGCACAGGTCTTCCTTATCCTCCAG ATGCAGGGCAAGATCCCAAAGGAGGCCTTCAAACAAATCACATAA
- the LOC103351963 gene encoding nuclear RNA export factor 2 isoform X1, whose translation MYSVQEKYGMYQIGECGAVSTLNQGMKKDWDSSHGYLCQENLHYEHNEYKPSPSYHQENNRIIAIVNTQQDLQLECTPYSMECKKRKKKCNRDKVHGELCRYKKRPNRDMGEEKQDGTLPCWIKVTFHYINNEAQFFVQDAITESALKECRLLPEEMEQLKLTLNKRYDAYTESLDLQRLYYDPDLVGHDIDMILNQRHCMAAILHIIEKQFPELFCLNLRNNKLYQLDDLSDIIGKAPKIKILNLSDNELKMALELQKLKELKLEELWLKGNPLCSTFSDHAAYVSLILDCFPNLLRLDGRELYPRAVTEIVLMKPCKDSYEGPELLKNLILHFLQQYYFIYDYGDRRTLISVYHEKACFSLSTAFHSMDPDPSAFYGYVKNNRNMKDIKDSYLRRKLLKHRNHTIVDALSMLPRTQHDFNSFSIDMWFHTDTMISFAVNGLFRGESNSQNLMFAFTRTFIVIPSMNSMLCILNDQLFVRNVNPVNVHTVFTIPGSIPCSSCTPTVSQLQHELEQAFSSLSGMKFEWCRKCLEENGWNYTRAAQVFLILQMQGKIPKEAFKQIT comes from the exons ATGTATTCTGTTCAAGAGAAGTATGGGATGTACCAAATTGGAG AATGTGGTGCTGTTAGTACCCTTAATCAAGGAATGAAGAAAGATTGGGATTCATCCCACGGTTATTTATGCCAGGAGAATCTTCATTATGAACATAATGAGTACAAGCCTTCACCTTCATACCACCAGGAGAATAATAGAATCATAGCAATAGTGAATACCCAACAGGACCTACAATTAGAGTG CACTCCATATAGTATGGAAtgcaagaagaggaaaaagaaatgtaatcgTGACAAAGTCCATGGAGAATTGTGCAGATATAAAAAACGCCCCAATAGAGACATGGGGGAGGAGAAACAGGATGGAACTCTACCATGCTGGATCAAGGTCACA TTTCATTACATCAACAACGAGGCCCAGTTTTTTGTTCAAGATGCTATTACTGAATCTGCACTGAAGGAG TGTCGTTTGCTGCcagaggaaatggagcagctaaaG TTGACCTTGAACAAACGATATGATGCCTACACAGAATCCCTTGATCTACAGAGATTATATTATGATCCAG ACTTGGTGGGCCATGATATTGACATGATACTGAACCAAAGACACTGCATGGCTGCCATCCTGCATATCATTGAAAAGCAATTTCCTGAG CTGTTTTGTTTGAATTTACGCAACAACAAACTGTATCAGCTGGATGACCTATCTGACATCATAGGGAAGGCCCCAAAAATCAAGATCTTGAACCTTTCTGACAATGAG CTTAAGATGGCATTGGAGTTACAGAAGTTGAAAGAGCTAAAGCTTGAAGAATTGTGGCTGAAAGGAAACCCTTTGTGTAGCACATTCAGTGACCATGCTGCCTATGTAAG TTTGATTCTGGATTGTTTCCCCAATTTGTTGCGCCTG GATGGCAGAGAGTTATACCCTCGCGCTGTCACTGAAATTGTGTTAATGAAGCCCTGCAAG GACAGCTATGAAGGACCTGAATTACTGAAAAATCTGATCCTGCATTTCCTGCAACA ATATTACTTTATTTATGACTATGGAGATCGCCGTACTCTCATTAGTGTTTACCATGAGAAGGCCTGCTTCTCTCTGAGCACTGCCTTCCACTCCATGGATCCAGACCC GAGCGCCTTCTATGGCTATGTCAAGAACAACAGGAATATGAAGGATATCAAGGATTCCT ACCTGAGAAGGAAATTGCTTAAGCACAGAAACCATACCATTGTGGATGCCCTCAGTATGTTGCCAAGAACTCAACATGACTTTAACTCCTTCTCAATAGACATGTGGTTCCACACG GATACGATGATCAGTTTTGCTGTTAATGGATTATTCAGAGGAG AAAGTAATTCTCAGAATTTGATGTTTGCCTTCACCCGGACTTTCATCGTTATCCCAAGCATGAATTCCAT GCTTTGTATCCTGAATGATCAACTGTTTGTGAGGAACGTCAATCCTGTCAATGTCCATACAGTCTTCACCATCCCAGGAAGCATTCCATGCTCCAGTTGTACACCCACCGTTTCCCAGCTGCAGCATGAATTGGAGCaagctttctcctctctgtctgggATGAAATTTGAGTGGTGCAGGAA GTGCCTTGAAGAGAATGGATGGAACTACACCAGAGCGGCACAGGTCTTCCTTATCCTCCAG ATGCAGGGCAAGATCCCAAAGGAGGCCTTCAAACAAATCACATAA